In the Candidatus Electrothrix sp. GW3-4 genome, one interval contains:
- a CDS encoding 3-isopropylmalate dehydratase large subunit has protein sequence MGQTIAEKIFAAHLRDTPTPENMVLDIDVIMCHEITTPIAIMDLVDKGMDRVIDPKRIKAVIDHVTPAKDSKTATQAKIMRDWARRHKIKDFFDVGRNGVCHALFPEKGFIRPGNTVIMGDSHTCTHGAFGAFAAGVGTTDLEVGILKGVCAFRKPKSMKIEVTGTLPIGVYAKDVILKIIKQLTVNGATDMVMEFCGPVVEQMDMSSRMTLCNMSVEAGATSGLCLPDKVTAEYLWPFIQEDYASLEDAVEDFSTWHSDPDAEYAETLTIDVSDLRPQVTYDYKPDKVKDIDDLAGARIDQVYIGSCTNGRIEDIRAAASILRGRTIADTVRGILTPATPAIYSQALDEGLIKIFMDAGFCVLNPTCGACLGMSSGVLAEGESCASTTNRNFNGRMGKGGMVHLMSPLCAAAAAVTGEITDPAQFIN, from the coding sequence ATGGGACAAACCATAGCTGAAAAGATCTTCGCAGCCCATCTGCGTGACACCCCCACCCCGGAAAACATGGTCCTGGATATCGATGTGATCATGTGCCATGAAATCACCACCCCTATAGCCATCATGGACCTGGTGGACAAGGGCATGGACCGGGTTATTGATCCCAAGCGGATCAAGGCGGTGATTGACCATGTGACTCCTGCCAAGGATTCCAAGACCGCGACCCAGGCCAAGATCATGCGCGACTGGGCCCGACGGCATAAAATCAAAGATTTCTTTGACGTGGGCCGCAACGGGGTCTGCCATGCCCTGTTCCCGGAAAAGGGCTTTATCCGTCCGGGCAACACCGTAATCATGGGCGACTCCCATACCTGTACCCACGGGGCCTTTGGCGCCTTTGCTGCCGGTGTCGGCACCACGGATCTGGAAGTGGGTATCCTCAAAGGTGTCTGCGCCTTCCGTAAGCCCAAGTCCATGAAGATAGAAGTCACTGGCACCCTGCCCATTGGTGTGTATGCCAAGGACGTGATCCTCAAGATCATCAAGCAGCTCACCGTGAACGGGGCCACTGACATGGTCATGGAATTCTGCGGTCCTGTGGTGGAGCAAATGGACATGTCCTCGCGCATGACCCTCTGCAATATGTCTGTGGAAGCCGGGGCCACCTCTGGTCTCTGCCTGCCGGACAAGGTGACTGCCGAGTACCTCTGGCCCTTTATCCAGGAGGATTATGCCTCGCTGGAAGATGCTGTAGAAGACTTCAGCACATGGCATTCAGATCCTGATGCGGAATATGCCGAGACCCTGACCATTGACGTCTCTGATCTGCGCCCCCAGGTAACCTATGATTATAAGCCGGATAAGGTCAAGGATATCGATGATCTGGCCGGAGCCCGAATCGACCAGGTCTATATCGGCTCCTGTACCAACGGTCGCATTGAAGACATTCGGGCTGCCGCCTCTATCCTGCGGGGACGCACCATTGCCGACACCGTGCGCGGCATTCTGACCCCGGCCACCCCGGCCATCTACTCCCAGGCCCTGGATGAAGGCCTGATCAAGATCTTCATGGATGCTGGTTTCTGTGTGCTCAACCCCACCTGCGGTGCCTGCCTGGGCATGAGCAGCGGCGTGCTGGCGGAGGGCGAGTCCTGCGCCTCGACCACTAACCGGAACTTCAACGGACGTATGGGCAAGGGCGGCATGGTCCATCTAATGAGCCCGCTCTGTGCTGCCGCAGCAGCGGTTACCGGAGAAATCACAGACCCGGCCCAGTTTATCAACTAA
- a CDS encoding ubiquitin-conjugating enzyme E2 has product MASETDQFALDFEEVKQLLAQYPQIRVAQTEGDSPATYEVEYQLNGLTRQADGSIGQADRHLLRINLPFGYPHFPPTVKPLTPLFHPDIDPDAVRITSYWQQNPSLADLVLHIGEMICAQKYTLEEPFNQEAADWYSEHTSEFPLDEIQQGDTGNTDFEVSDLSLEEDSDLGLSLDIDVPEENIDEQLLEIQHHIDKNEIVTAGKLLTALSSSSPEAQRLEQLVSSTLAKRDNLFQELEELENEDKFTEAYEIFKEIRAIAIDTPALSDVGQRLQQSQAMLDTFLLPDTDTPENGEKSAAPSKGKRTANKKKNTTKDTKKTREKQPRERKTTKPPIEIPTKPILIGLVLLAAVGGGTFLYTHDMDKVIEAERRWIEIKYQPCTTPEQFKQKRIQAEKLLVNLKSAHFPGLGQKELEAEIYDILNSPEFKKGEAGAVEYRGISLPAQVIKRLEPVDKKINEAADAAQKEKFAKALSLYQDALSLTETAQPRALDPHAKTAKAELDKRIQIIQERIQEFQAEAGQEARNRERENAEKRYRDAFAFCQDLRKKESDPSGTQGEPISGDLWGECVARLQDAEEQLRKHPEINLPERQEKIKTSLAYSRLYQELEVARQAYQEGEFVAAINEYQRALRLLEENRSDLNAIYNDAILKVGRTVVMLNVSLKLRKAVEAENQNNLQVSLKHYKKILGIIHSSQVDKDNNLKKLEQYVRSKIKEQSLAAAKSSNQEWWKKNYERIFKKEFPSSRNALLSNPRIYFIKVQNGRLLYTIRCTERKGIRLVLELTYQYNLSTGKWSPYHGKL; this is encoded by the coding sequence ATGGCCTCAGAAACAGACCAATTTGCGCTTGATTTCGAGGAAGTCAAGCAACTCCTGGCCCAGTACCCACAAATACGTGTGGCGCAAACCGAAGGAGACTCGCCTGCCACCTATGAAGTAGAGTACCAGCTCAACGGCCTGACACGCCAAGCAGACGGCAGTATTGGCCAAGCTGACCGCCATCTTCTCCGTATTAATCTTCCGTTCGGTTATCCTCACTTTCCACCGACGGTCAAGCCACTGACCCCTCTTTTTCATCCTGACATTGATCCAGATGCTGTCCGCATTACCTCGTACTGGCAACAGAACCCTTCGCTGGCAGACCTTGTTCTCCATATCGGAGAAATGATCTGTGCCCAAAAATATACCCTGGAGGAACCATTCAATCAAGAAGCAGCGGATTGGTATAGCGAACATACAAGTGAGTTTCCTTTGGACGAAATCCAACAAGGAGATACAGGTAATACGGATTTTGAGGTTAGCGACCTCTCCCTAGAAGAAGACAGCGATCTTGGCCTGAGCCTGGATATAGATGTACCGGAAGAGAATATTGATGAACAATTACTGGAAATCCAGCACCATATTGACAAAAACGAAATCGTTACCGCAGGAAAACTCCTCACAGCCCTCTCCTCGTCTTCTCCAGAAGCGCAACGCTTAGAACAACTCGTTTCCTCCACCCTTGCCAAAAGAGACAACCTCTTCCAAGAACTGGAGGAGTTGGAAAACGAGGATAAATTCACCGAAGCCTATGAAATTTTTAAAGAAATACGAGCAATTGCTATAGACACACCAGCTCTGTCCGATGTTGGACAACGTTTACAGCAATCTCAGGCCATGTTAGATACCTTTCTTCTGCCGGATACGGATACGCCAGAGAACGGAGAGAAATCCGCAGCGCCCAGCAAAGGAAAAAGAACAGCAAACAAGAAAAAAAACACCACTAAAGATACTAAAAAAACAAGAGAAAAACAACCGAGAGAAAGAAAGACGACCAAGCCTCCAATTGAGATCCCTACCAAACCGATCCTCATAGGGCTTGTACTCCTGGCAGCTGTCGGCGGCGGTACCTTTCTATACACTCATGATATGGATAAGGTGATAGAGGCAGAACGCAGGTGGATTGAAATCAAGTACCAGCCATGCACCACACCGGAGCAATTCAAACAAAAACGAATCCAGGCCGAAAAGCTTCTGGTCAATCTCAAGTCGGCCCACTTCCCCGGTCTCGGCCAAAAGGAGCTGGAAGCGGAAATTTACGATATCCTCAACTCGCCTGAGTTTAAGAAAGGAGAAGCTGGTGCTGTCGAATATAGGGGAATTTCTCTCCCGGCACAGGTCATCAAACGACTCGAGCCTGTTGATAAAAAAATTAATGAAGCTGCTGATGCTGCTCAGAAAGAAAAATTCGCTAAGGCTCTTTCCTTGTATCAAGACGCACTTTCACTCACTGAGACAGCCCAACCCAGGGCCTTAGACCCCCACGCCAAGACAGCAAAGGCAGAACTGGACAAACGAATCCAGATAATTCAAGAGAGAATACAAGAATTCCAAGCAGAAGCTGGACAAGAGGCGAGGAACAGGGAACGCGAAAATGCAGAAAAAAGGTACAGAGACGCCTTTGCTTTCTGTCAAGACCTGAGAAAAAAAGAAAGCGATCCCTCTGGAACACAAGGAGAACCTATCTCAGGCGATCTCTGGGGAGAATGTGTTGCACGCTTACAAGATGCTGAAGAACAACTCAGAAAGCATCCAGAGATCAACCTTCCGGAAAGACAAGAAAAAATCAAAACATCACTCGCTTATTCGCGGCTTTACCAAGAACTTGAGGTGGCTCGCCAAGCCTACCAGGAAGGTGAGTTCGTCGCCGCAATCAACGAGTACCAGAGAGCCCTTCGTCTGCTTGAAGAAAATCGTTCGGATCTCAATGCAATATATAATGATGCCATTCTCAAGGTAGGACGAACAGTGGTTATGTTGAACGTCAGCCTTAAACTCCGAAAAGCCGTTGAGGCAGAGAATCAAAACAACCTACAAGTCTCCTTAAAACATTACAAAAAAATACTCGGCATCATCCACAGTTCTCAAGTGGACAAGGATAACAATCTCAAAAAACTGGAGCAGTATGTCCGCTCCAAAATTAAAGAACAAAGTCTTGCAGCGGCAAAAAGCAGCAATCAGGAATGGTGGAAAAAGAACTATGAGAGAATATTCAAAAAGGAATTTCCTTCTTCCCGCAACGCCCTGCTGAGCAACCCGAGGATCTATTTTATCAAGGTCCAAAATGGCCGACTGCTGTACACCATACGATGCACAGAGCGCAAAGGCATTCGACTCGTCTTAGAGCTGACCTACCAATATAATTTATCAACAGGTAAGTGGAGCCCTTATCACGGAAAGCTATGA
- a CDS encoding single-stranded DNA-binding protein has product MLNKAMLIGNLGADPELRYTQSGVAVASFNVATTRRWKDREGQQQEETEWHRIVAWQRLGEICNEYLHKGSKVYVEGRLQTRKWQDQNGNDRWTTEIIATDVQFLTPRGEGGGGYGSGGSGGYDPGPAGGTPPGGGGYDDFSGGQTGGGTGSDVPF; this is encoded by the coding sequence ATGCTGAATAAAGCGATGCTCATAGGCAACCTCGGGGCTGATCCTGAACTACGTTACACCCAAAGTGGCGTGGCTGTGGCAAGTTTTAATGTGGCCACAACCAGACGCTGGAAAGACAGAGAAGGTCAGCAACAGGAAGAAACAGAATGGCATAGGATTGTTGCCTGGCAGCGCCTTGGAGAGATCTGCAACGAATACCTCCATAAAGGCTCAAAAGTCTACGTTGAAGGCAGACTCCAAACCAGAAAATGGCAGGATCAGAACGGTAATGATCGCTGGACAACAGAGATTATTGCCACTGATGTCCAATTTCTCACCCCCCGTGGCGAAGGAGGGGGAGGTTATGGTAGCGGTGGCAGTGGTGGATACGACCCAGGCCCTGCAGGTGGCACCCCTCCTGGAGGAGGGGGCTATGATGATTTTTCCGGTGGCCAGACAGGTGGAGGCACAGGGAGCGACGTTCCATTCTAA
- the wecB gene encoding UDP-N-acetylglucosamine 2-epimerase (non-hydrolyzing), with amino-acid sequence MKVLTIFGTRPEAIKMAPVIHALAAAPEFTVKVCVTAQHRQMLDQVLELFSINPDYDLDVMQDNQDLFDLSSRILIGLREVLQREQPDLVLVQGDTTTCFIGSLAAFYNRIPVGHIEAGLRTADIYAPFPEEANRSMTSRLAALHFAPTEQACHNLYCEGIAKKTVHQTGNTVIDALLWVRQRIGSEINPEPFGAAGPLVQEGQPYVLITGHRRENFGDGFQNICEAIAVLADRHPEVGFVYPVHLNPNVQQPVNTLLGKKKNIYLISPLDYAPFVQAMAQSRLILTDSGGVQEEAPSLGKPVLVMRESTERPEAVEGGTVRLVGTNKELIIQETGRLLTDKQAYQAMASKSNPYGDGQAAARIVEVLKTFPAAHDSALS; translated from the coding sequence ATGAAGGTCCTTACCATCTTTGGCACCCGACCGGAGGCCATCAAAATGGCCCCGGTCATCCATGCCCTTGCTGCTGCCCCGGAATTCACGGTCAAGGTCTGTGTCACGGCCCAACATCGCCAGATGCTGGATCAAGTCCTGGAGCTTTTTTCCATCAATCCAGATTATGACCTGGATGTGATGCAGGATAACCAGGACCTCTTTGATCTGAGCTCACGGATTTTGATCGGCTTACGTGAGGTACTGCAACGGGAACAGCCTGACCTGGTCCTGGTGCAAGGCGATACCACCACCTGTTTCATCGGAAGCCTGGCTGCCTTTTACAACCGGATTCCTGTTGGTCATATAGAGGCGGGGCTGCGTACCGCTGACATTTATGCGCCCTTCCCGGAGGAGGCTAATCGATCCATGACCTCGCGTCTGGCGGCCCTCCATTTCGCGCCCACTGAACAGGCATGCCATAATCTCTACTGCGAGGGCATTGCCAAAAAGACAGTGCATCAGACGGGCAATACGGTGATTGATGCCCTGCTCTGGGTACGCCAGCGAATAGGCTCTGAGATTAATCCAGAGCCCTTTGGCGCAGCAGGCCCTCTGGTTCAGGAAGGCCAACCCTACGTCCTGATCACCGGTCATCGTCGGGAAAATTTCGGTGATGGTTTCCAAAACATCTGCGAGGCTATTGCCGTGCTGGCGGACAGACATCCTGAGGTAGGCTTTGTCTACCCTGTCCACCTGAACCCCAATGTCCAGCAACCGGTGAACACCCTACTTGGAAAGAAAAAGAATATCTATCTGATATCACCGCTGGACTATGCCCCCTTTGTCCAGGCAATGGCCCAATCCCGCCTGATCCTGACTGACTCTGGGGGTGTGCAGGAAGAGGCTCCCTCGCTGGGTAAACCAGTGCTGGTCATGCGGGAGAGCACAGAGCGACCCGAGGCTGTAGAGGGAGGAACAGTCCGGCTGGTTGGAACGAACAAGGAGCTGATCATCCAGGAGACAGGACGTCTCCTCACCGACAAACAGGCCTACCAGGCCATGGCCAGCAAGAGTAATCCCTACGGCGATGGCCAGGCCGCAGCACGTATTGTAGAAGTCCTCAAGACATTCCCGGCAGCTCACGACTCTGCCCTTTCCTGA
- a CDS encoding DnaJ C-terminal domain-containing protein, translating to MEYYKILGVDKTASAAEIKKAYRKLAVKYHPDKNPDNKEAEAKFKEISEAYAVLSDEKKRQEYDTYGSAGFQQRYSQEDIFRNFDLNDILNQFGFGGAGGGRTTFRFGGQSGGGSPFDFFSQGGGAQGGGCGGGSCRPQPVKGQDQTYEMSITLEDVLHGGEKNISLRRDGGTQNIAVKIPKGIESGKRLRLSGKGAPSPSGGPPGDLYLKVTVQPHGMFTRDGDNLVTEKKVSFSQACLGTSVEITSLDGRKFKLKVPAGVQQEAKLRIKGHGLPSGPIGNRGDIYVKVLVEVPKQLTQEQEKALQKLAALGL from the coding sequence ATGGAATATTATAAAATTCTCGGAGTTGATAAAACAGCATCCGCAGCTGAAATAAAGAAGGCCTACCGAAAACTGGCTGTAAAATACCATCCAGATAAAAACCCGGATAATAAAGAGGCTGAGGCTAAGTTCAAAGAGATCAGCGAGGCCTATGCGGTTCTTTCCGACGAAAAGAAACGGCAGGAATACGACACCTACGGATCTGCGGGCTTTCAGCAGCGGTATTCCCAGGAAGATATTTTCCGGAACTTTGACCTCAACGATATTCTCAACCAGTTCGGTTTTGGCGGGGCTGGTGGTGGACGCACGACCTTTCGCTTTGGTGGCCAGAGCGGTGGTGGGAGCCCCTTTGACTTTTTCAGTCAGGGCGGAGGAGCCCAAGGTGGTGGGTGCGGTGGAGGCAGCTGTCGCCCCCAGCCGGTCAAGGGACAGGATCAGACCTATGAGATGAGCATTACCCTGGAAGATGTTCTGCACGGCGGAGAAAAAAACATCAGTCTACGCCGCGACGGTGGGACGCAGAACATCGCGGTAAAAATACCTAAGGGTATTGAATCCGGGAAGCGCCTCCGTCTTTCCGGCAAAGGGGCTCCCTCTCCCTCAGGAGGACCTCCAGGTGACTTATACCTCAAGGTAACAGTTCAACCTCATGGCATGTTCACCCGTGATGGCGATAATCTCGTCACCGAAAAAAAAGTCTCTTTTAGTCAGGCCTGCCTGGGAACAAGCGTGGAAATCACCTCTCTGGACGGGCGAAAATTCAAGCTCAAGGTACCTGCTGGGGTGCAGCAGGAAGCGAAACTGCGCATTAAGGGTCATGGTCTTCCATCAGGCCCCATAGGGAACCGGGGAGACATCTACGTCAAGGTCCTTGTCGAAGTTCCCAAGCAGCTGACCCAAGAGCAGGAAAAAGCTCTCCAGAAGCTGGCGGCATTAGGCTTATAA
- a CDS encoding YhdH/YhfP family quinone oxidoreductase: MEQKRFKALVVREDEGQLFHRTVEERRVGELPPGEVLIRVHFSSLNYKDALSANGNRGITKTYPHTPGIDAAGVVAASATGQFNEGDEVICMGYDLGMNTPGGFAEYISVPNDWVLAKPAGISLYETMQIGTAGFTAAQCVERLISLGVRPDQGPVLVTGATGGVGSTAVALLSKLGFQVTAVTGKESEHAFLQELGAVHILTRRQAIGRVSAAMLRERWAGVVDTVGGEVLAGAVKATQYGGVVACCGNVASGDLPLTVYPFILRGVCLIGIDSASCPMVRREEIWQQLADGWRLTMLDGLTTRISLDQLGQYIEAMLAGKTTGRIVVDLGGAAG; this comes from the coding sequence ATGGAACAGAAACGATTTAAGGCCCTGGTAGTTCGTGAAGATGAAGGACAGCTATTTCATCGGACTGTGGAGGAACGTAGGGTTGGCGAGCTTCCGCCGGGTGAGGTTCTGATTCGGGTTCATTTTTCATCGTTGAATTATAAGGATGCCCTGTCTGCCAATGGTAACCGGGGGATAACAAAGACCTATCCGCATACTCCGGGTATTGATGCCGCTGGGGTGGTGGCTGCCTCGGCAACGGGCCAATTCAACGAGGGTGATGAGGTCATCTGTATGGGGTACGATCTCGGTATGAATACCCCAGGGGGCTTTGCCGAATATATCTCTGTTCCCAATGATTGGGTGCTGGCCAAGCCTGCTGGAATCTCCTTGTATGAGACCATGCAGATCGGTACAGCTGGCTTTACCGCCGCCCAATGTGTGGAGCGCCTGATTTCTTTGGGCGTACGCCCGGATCAAGGTCCTGTGTTGGTGACCGGTGCTACCGGTGGTGTGGGCTCCACAGCGGTTGCCCTGCTCAGTAAGCTTGGTTTTCAGGTAACGGCAGTGACTGGTAAAGAAAGTGAGCATGCTTTTTTACAGGAATTAGGCGCTGTTCATATATTGACAAGAAGGCAGGCCATTGGACGTGTTAGTGCAGCTATGCTCAGAGAACGCTGGGCTGGCGTGGTTGATACTGTTGGCGGCGAGGTCTTGGCCGGTGCTGTTAAGGCCACCCAATACGGCGGTGTTGTGGCCTGTTGCGGCAATGTAGCCTCCGGGGATCTACCCCTGACGGTCTATCCCTTTATTTTGCGAGGGGTCTGTTTGATCGGTATTGATTCTGCCAGCTGTCCCATGGTGCGCCGGGAGGAGATCTGGCAGCAGCTTGCCGATGGTTGGCGTTTGACCATGCTGGACGGATTGACCACCCGTATTTCTCTTGATCAGCTCGGTCAATATATTGAGGCTATGCTTGCCGGTAAGACAACAGGTCGAATCGTGGTTGATCTGGGGGGAGCGGCAGGATGA
- a CDS encoding L-threonylcarbamoyladenylate synthase — protein MAKHIEINPYNPQPRLIGTVLDTLRKGGVICYPTDTMYGIGCDIFNQKAVKRVHQVKKRPKQKPFSFMCSSLKNISEYAHVGNTAYRLMRKHLPGPYTLVLPGSKLVPKIMLTKQKTVGIRVPDSPICLAVIEELGNPLLNTSALRDDYDEPVIDAFDVERLFGHEVDLIIDGGEVYPNPSTVISLLSEQPEILREGKGDIAPFV, from the coding sequence ATGGCGAAACATATTGAGATCAATCCCTATAACCCCCAGCCTCGTCTTATCGGTACTGTGCTTGATACGCTGCGAAAAGGGGGCGTTATCTGTTATCCGACAGATACCATGTACGGTATTGGCTGTGACATCTTTAATCAAAAGGCGGTGAAACGGGTTCATCAGGTCAAAAAACGTCCAAAGCAGAAACCCTTTTCTTTTATGTGTTCTTCGTTGAAGAATATCAGCGAATATGCCCATGTGGGCAATACTGCCTACCGGCTGATGCGTAAACATCTGCCGGGACCCTATACGTTGGTCCTGCCCGGTTCCAAGCTGGTTCCGAAGATTATGCTGACCAAACAGAAAACCGTCGGTATCCGCGTGCCGGATTCGCCTATCTGCCTTGCTGTGATTGAGGAGCTGGGGAACCCTCTCCTCAATACCAGTGCCTTACGGGATGATTATGATGAGCCTGTTATTGATGCCTTTGATGTTGAAAGGCTCTTTGGTCATGAGGTGGATTTGATTATTGATGGGGGCGAGGTGTACCCTAACCCTTCAACAGTTATTTCTCTGCTTTCAGAACAGCCCGAGATCCTCCGTGAAGGTAAAGGCGATATTGCACCGTTTGTGTGA
- a CDS encoding KpsF/GutQ family sugar-phosphate isomerase — protein MTVEQAQEVLTVEAEGITAVRDALGEEFVRAVDLIMDCPSRLVISGIGKSGLVGQKISATLNSTGTPSFFLHPVEAMHGDLGMVSATDIVLAISYSGETSELNLLLESLKNRSVQIIAMTGNDKSTLARYAAVTLNVAVPREACPLGLAPTTSTTATLALGDALAVSLLRRKRFREEDFRRNHPGGSLGERLKVAVQEVMLTGDKVPQIRKEATLEQAVAELNKKNIGAVLVVEDSNKLCGILTDGDLRRHLLEEKWLEKGSGAAESRKHISDVMTRHPVTISGELMAADALSLMQSKDITVLAVVGEENSVQGLLHLHDLLGKGEFRFLI, from the coding sequence ATGACAGTGGAACAGGCACAGGAAGTACTGACCGTGGAGGCCGAGGGCATTACCGCTGTCCGGGATGCCTTAGGAGAGGAGTTTGTTCGGGCTGTGGATCTGATTATGGACTGCCCGAGCCGGCTGGTGATCAGTGGGATTGGCAAATCCGGCTTGGTGGGCCAGAAAATTTCTGCTACCCTTAATTCAACCGGTACCCCGTCGTTTTTTCTCCATCCGGTGGAGGCTATGCATGGGGATTTGGGCATGGTCAGTGCCACAGATATTGTCTTGGCGATCTCGTACTCTGGAGAAACATCTGAGCTGAATCTTTTGCTCGAAAGCCTGAAAAATCGTTCGGTGCAGATAATTGCCATGACTGGGAACGATAAATCCACTCTTGCCCGTTATGCTGCGGTTACTCTGAACGTTGCAGTGCCTCGGGAGGCCTGTCCGCTTGGTCTAGCTCCGACCACCTCAACCACTGCTACCCTTGCCCTTGGAGATGCTTTAGCGGTTTCTTTGCTTCGGCGCAAGCGGTTTCGGGAAGAGGATTTTCGGCGCAATCATCCTGGAGGCAGCCTAGGAGAGCGACTCAAGGTCGCTGTGCAGGAGGTCATGCTCACTGGTGACAAGGTGCCGCAAATCAGAAAAGAAGCAACCCTGGAGCAGGCTGTTGCTGAACTGAACAAAAAGAATATCGGGGCAGTGCTGGTGGTAGAGGACTCGAATAAACTCTGTGGGATTCTTACCGACGGTGATCTGAGACGCCATTTGCTTGAGGAAAAATGGTTGGAGAAAGGGTCAGGAGCGGCTGAAAGCAGAAAGCACATAAGCGATGTGATGACCCGGCACCCGGTCACCATTTCTGGTGAACTCATGGCAGCTGACGCCCTGAGTCTGATGCAGAGTAAGGATATCACCGTATTGGCAGTCGTTGGTGAGGAGAACAGCGTGCAGGGACTTCTTCATCTGCACGACCTGTTGGGGAAAGGCGAGTTCCGTTTTCTGATTTGA
- a CDS encoding biotin--[acetyl-CoA-carboxylase] ligase, with protein sequence MRKWNFFALEIEKEAEENRIAGIMQKPQKHLYHYFSSLESTNTLAVNMAEQGAEHGTIIHADKQTGGRGRGGRRFESPAGGLYFSLILRPEFELADLPLITLAAGTCLCLCIRDVVSVPVMMKWPNDLYLHERKLAGILTESGPIRRGKATFVVIGVGLNLLTTPEHFSPELSRKSISLAAVSSGCPQAEALLPLLVKALLRASQQLGEDKGALLAEWRRFDYLRGRQLRYVQHEKEIPAIGIGLAEDGQYIILDCQGIEHRVTAGDLNPVRPVP encoded by the coding sequence ATGAGAAAATGGAATTTTTTCGCTCTGGAGATTGAGAAAGAGGCGGAGGAAAACAGGATTGCCGGGATTATGCAGAAACCGCAGAAACACTTGTATCATTATTTTTCATCCCTTGAATCCACCAATACCCTTGCGGTCAATATGGCGGAACAGGGTGCAGAACATGGCACCATAATCCATGCGGATAAGCAGACTGGTGGGCGGGGACGAGGTGGGCGACGATTCGAGTCTCCTGCTGGAGGGTTGTACTTTTCCTTGATCCTTCGCCCTGAGTTTGAGCTTGCGGACTTGCCGCTCATCACGTTGGCTGCCGGGACATGTCTTTGCCTGTGTATCCGGGACGTGGTCTCTGTGCCTGTTATGATGAAATGGCCTAATGATCTCTACCTGCATGAGCGAAAGCTGGCAGGAATCCTTACAGAATCAGGCCCGATACGTAGAGGAAAGGCAACGTTTGTTGTTATCGGGGTTGGGCTCAACCTCTTGACAACGCCTGAACATTTTTCCCCGGAATTGAGCCGGAAAAGTATATCCTTGGCTGCTGTTTCTTCTGGCTGCCCGCAAGCAGAGGCATTGCTCCCTCTGCTTGTCAAGGCCTTGCTCAGAGCCAGCCAGCAATTAGGCGAAGACAAGGGGGCGTTGCTTGCCGAGTGGCGAAGGTTTGATTATCTTCGGGGCAGGCAGTTGCGCTATGTCCAGCATGAGAAAGAAATCCCGGCAATCGGGATAGGGCTTGCCGAGGACGGACAATATATTATACTTGATTGCCAAGGGATTGAACATCGGGTGACAGCCGGTGATTTAAATCCTGTTAGACCTGTGCCTTGA
- a CDS encoding CooT family nickel-binding protein, whose translation MCQLNVVMEQEGNQETLMEAVTGLEVTEQGIVLRTYFEEPMTVGNALIKSIDFLGGSVVLVPDADRKN comes from the coding sequence ATGTGTCAGTTGAATGTAGTGATGGAACAGGAGGGGAACCAGGAAACCCTTATGGAAGCAGTAACCGGTCTGGAGGTCACGGAGCAGGGAATTGTCCTGCGGACCTATTTTGAAGAGCCTATGACGGTCGGCAATGCCTTGATTAAGAGCATTGATTTTCTCGGAGGTTCTGTGGTACTGGTACCAGATGCCGACAGGAAAAACTGA